In Bufo gargarizans isolate SCDJY-AF-19 chromosome 5, ASM1485885v1, whole genome shotgun sequence, the following are encoded in one genomic region:
- the LOC122937775 gene encoding uncharacterized protein LOC122937775 isoform X3: MEEVKNRSRSCRDPLRKEIVHSRSGSGLPKKRPYMFKEQLMFLCDIMDLRPTENNLEEEVEGTVEHHSSAGEVEGPSSPSATEVGQGTSTRASQATAPPTSEVEASLAGQSRHKRSAQPGDTSVNVQVLEYLNRARHEDTYDLYARSLATHFRNLTPERYFRVQTVISTVLEACTPPNDPSDLFRASDNWQMYGNTSGPVQRSSPPVFPPHQEYPPHHGRHYVPPPPHYGPSYSGEATYRPPGPSASQSVPQPQPGPSAPGS, from the exons A TGGAAGAAGTGAAAAACCGTTCGCGGAGCTGTAGAGACCCGCTCCGCAAGGAAATTGTCCATAGCCGCAGTGGATCTGGCCTCCCCAAGAAGCGGCCCTATATGTTTAAAGAACAACTTATGTTTCTATGCGACATTATGGATCTTCGTCC aaCGGAGAATAACcttgaggaggaagtggaggggaCAGTGGAGCACCACTCCAGTGCCGGAGAAGTAGAAGGCCCATCGTCACCATCTGCTACCGAAGTGGGACAAGGGACCTCCACAAGGGCTTCCCAAGCAACCGCTCCCCCCACTTCAGAAGTGGAGGCTTCCTTGGCCGGACAGTCACGGCACAAAAGATCCGCGCAGCCTGGTGACACTTCGGTCAATGTACAGGTACTTGAGTACCTTAATAGGGCCAGGCATGAGGACACTTATGACCTCTATGCCAGGAGTCTGGCCACACATTTCCGTAACTTGACTCCAGAACGTTACTTTCGGGTACAAACGGTCATCAGTACAGTTCTGGAGGCATGCACGCCACCAAATGATCCCTCAGATCTATTTAGGGCCAGTGATAATTGGCAGATGTATGGCAACACAAGTGGGCCAGTCCAACGTTCCTCTCCGCCAGTGTTTCCACCCCACCAAGAATATCCGCCACATCACGGGCGTCACTATGTTCCCCCACCTCCCCATTATGGCCCATCATATAGTGGGGAAGCCACTTACCGCCCACCGGGACCCTCTGCCTCCCAAAGTGTGCCACAACCACAGCCTGGGCCCTCCGCACCAGGCAGTTAA
- the LOC122937775 gene encoding uncharacterized protein LOC122937775 isoform X1 codes for MEVASHPALGSEVEEVKNRSRSCRDPLRKEIVHSRSGSGLPKKRPYMFKEQLMFLCDIMDLRPTENNLEEEVEGTVEHHSSAGEVEGPSSPSATEVGQGTSTRASQATAPPTSEVEASLAGQSRHKRSAQPGDTSVNVQVLEYLNRARHEDTYDLYARSLATHFRNLTPERYFRVQTVISTVLEACTPPNDPSDLFRASDNWQMYGNTSGPVQRSSPPVFPPHQEYPPHHGRHYVPPPPHYGPSYSGEATYRPPGPSASQSVPQPQPGPSAPGS; via the exons ATGGAAGTGGCTTCACATCCAGCATTGGGCAGTGAGG TGGAAGAAGTGAAAAACCGTTCGCGGAGCTGTAGAGACCCGCTCCGCAAGGAAATTGTCCATAGCCGCAGTGGATCTGGCCTCCCCAAGAAGCGGCCCTATATGTTTAAAGAACAACTTATGTTTCTATGCGACATTATGGATCTTCGTCC aaCGGAGAATAACcttgaggaggaagtggaggggaCAGTGGAGCACCACTCCAGTGCCGGAGAAGTAGAAGGCCCATCGTCACCATCTGCTACCGAAGTGGGACAAGGGACCTCCACAAGGGCTTCCCAAGCAACCGCTCCCCCCACTTCAGAAGTGGAGGCTTCCTTGGCCGGACAGTCACGGCACAAAAGATCCGCGCAGCCTGGTGACACTTCGGTCAATGTACAGGTACTTGAGTACCTTAATAGGGCCAGGCATGAGGACACTTATGACCTCTATGCCAGGAGTCTGGCCACACATTTCCGTAACTTGACTCCAGAACGTTACTTTCGGGTACAAACGGTCATCAGTACAGTTCTGGAGGCATGCACGCCACCAAATGATCCCTCAGATCTATTTAGGGCCAGTGATAATTGGCAGATGTATGGCAACACAAGTGGGCCAGTCCAACGTTCCTCTCCGCCAGTGTTTCCACCCCACCAAGAATATCCGCCACATCACGGGCGTCACTATGTTCCCCCACCTCCCCATTATGGCCCATCATATAGTGGGGAAGCCACTTACCGCCCACCGGGACCCTCTGCCTCCCAAAGTGTGCCACAACCACAGCCTGGGCCCTCCGCACCAGGCAGTTAA
- the LOC122937775 gene encoding uncharacterized protein LOC122937775 isoform X2: MEPGCLLFSPVEEVKNRSRSCRDPLRKEIVHSRSGSGLPKKRPYMFKEQLMFLCDIMDLRPTENNLEEEVEGTVEHHSSAGEVEGPSSPSATEVGQGTSTRASQATAPPTSEVEASLAGQSRHKRSAQPGDTSVNVQVLEYLNRARHEDTYDLYARSLATHFRNLTPERYFRVQTVISTVLEACTPPNDPSDLFRASDNWQMYGNTSGPVQRSSPPVFPPHQEYPPHHGRHYVPPPPHYGPSYSGEATYRPPGPSASQSVPQPQPGPSAPGS; this comes from the exons ATGGAGCCTGGTTGTCTGCTGTTCTCCCCAG TGGAAGAAGTGAAAAACCGTTCGCGGAGCTGTAGAGACCCGCTCCGCAAGGAAATTGTCCATAGCCGCAGTGGATCTGGCCTCCCCAAGAAGCGGCCCTATATGTTTAAAGAACAACTTATGTTTCTATGCGACATTATGGATCTTCGTCC aaCGGAGAATAACcttgaggaggaagtggaggggaCAGTGGAGCACCACTCCAGTGCCGGAGAAGTAGAAGGCCCATCGTCACCATCTGCTACCGAAGTGGGACAAGGGACCTCCACAAGGGCTTCCCAAGCAACCGCTCCCCCCACTTCAGAAGTGGAGGCTTCCTTGGCCGGACAGTCACGGCACAAAAGATCCGCGCAGCCTGGTGACACTTCGGTCAATGTACAGGTACTTGAGTACCTTAATAGGGCCAGGCATGAGGACACTTATGACCTCTATGCCAGGAGTCTGGCCACACATTTCCGTAACTTGACTCCAGAACGTTACTTTCGGGTACAAACGGTCATCAGTACAGTTCTGGAGGCATGCACGCCACCAAATGATCCCTCAGATCTATTTAGGGCCAGTGATAATTGGCAGATGTATGGCAACACAAGTGGGCCAGTCCAACGTTCCTCTCCGCCAGTGTTTCCACCCCACCAAGAATATCCGCCACATCACGGGCGTCACTATGTTCCCCCACCTCCCCATTATGGCCCATCATATAGTGGGGAAGCCACTTACCGCCCACCGGGACCCTCTGCCTCCCAAAGTGTGCCACAACCACAGCCTGGGCCCTCCGCACCAGGCAGTTAA
- the LOC122937775 gene encoding uncharacterized protein LOC122937775 isoform X4: MFKEQLMFLCDIMDLRPTENNLEEEVEGTVEHHSSAGEVEGPSSPSATEVGQGTSTRASQATAPPTSEVEASLAGQSRHKRSAQPGDTSVNVQVLEYLNRARHEDTYDLYARSLATHFRNLTPERYFRVQTVISTVLEACTPPNDPSDLFRASDNWQMYGNTSGPVQRSSPPVFPPHQEYPPHHGRHYVPPPPHYGPSYSGEATYRPPGPSASQSVPQPQPGPSAPGS, translated from the exons ATGTTTAAAGAACAACTTATGTTTCTATGCGACATTATGGATCTTCGTCC aaCGGAGAATAACcttgaggaggaagtggaggggaCAGTGGAGCACCACTCCAGTGCCGGAGAAGTAGAAGGCCCATCGTCACCATCTGCTACCGAAGTGGGACAAGGGACCTCCACAAGGGCTTCCCAAGCAACCGCTCCCCCCACTTCAGAAGTGGAGGCTTCCTTGGCCGGACAGTCACGGCACAAAAGATCCGCGCAGCCTGGTGACACTTCGGTCAATGTACAGGTACTTGAGTACCTTAATAGGGCCAGGCATGAGGACACTTATGACCTCTATGCCAGGAGTCTGGCCACACATTTCCGTAACTTGACTCCAGAACGTTACTTTCGGGTACAAACGGTCATCAGTACAGTTCTGGAGGCATGCACGCCACCAAATGATCCCTCAGATCTATTTAGGGCCAGTGATAATTGGCAGATGTATGGCAACACAAGTGGGCCAGTCCAACGTTCCTCTCCGCCAGTGTTTCCACCCCACCAAGAATATCCGCCACATCACGGGCGTCACTATGTTCCCCCACCTCCCCATTATGGCCCATCATATAGTGGGGAAGCCACTTACCGCCCACCGGGACCCTCTGCCTCCCAAAGTGTGCCACAACCACAGCCTGGGCCCTCCGCACCAGGCAGTTAA